A DNA window from Daucus carota subsp. sativus chromosome 3, DH1 v3.0, whole genome shotgun sequence contains the following coding sequences:
- the LOC108215267 gene encoding uncharacterized protein LOC108215267 isoform X1, whose amino-acid sequence MISVLEFFSNSGYTFVECTVKTEDNICHTCNKPAQGSDIYFCTRHNDLRSLYLHMTCSELPISVYLHEHSLSLQEDFIFAEDAACIICTKRVLGSPTYTCVSRHDHVNCQNFYLHKSCAEFPKQINHHKHTIHPLSLQPRPDGCTCDICRRDIKVSYACVDCNFDLCVFCGLEQRVLHHQGHKEHALTLMSKEAFFECDACQEKANDSSYVCTTCEFWIHKTCAFSPFTIPSPSYHHHPLTLVYSVPDIHLFFHQYCGICREFVYPSCWVYYCHKCTYFVHMKCSTSTISMVNENEADDIDNEPDLVLFPLPSQESIFDLIVTQCCKSQFNFEGEGDISVTTSLTSNNPHIIEKHWSHQIHPLQLLQFRIFENDSDDSDDDRKELICNGCIQPITVSHPSYYACIQCGFFLHSFCATKLPQKLPVGALHFHPDHSLLLQMKDKFYDIVVCGVCDYPTNGFYYHCQDCDIYVDIRCAFLPTRIKYKSHKHHSLVQRPASNSTCSVTRYRNEVGVEYGCETCSSFQIHICGIIIPSRMEHRYDAHPLTLRYPPFFYEGAFYCEICEERVSNQDLLYHCSESEHSYHYSCGFGLNNVKLGGTIKVIIADKPHTLALVMKMPTTKKSIHTCSQCFSFFDYFCFLLECDGCGLLACLNCPLSGMLQETALI is encoded by the exons ATGATTTCAGTGTTGGAGTTCTTCAGCAATTCGGGGTACACATTCGTAGAGTGTACCGTTAAGACAGAAGATAATATATGCCATACGTGCAACAAACCAGCTCAAGGTTCTGATATATATTTCTGTACCAGACACAATGATCTTCGAAGTTTATACCTGCACATGACTTGTTCAGAATTACCCATATCAGTTTATCTACATGAGCATTCATTAAGTTTACAAGAGGATTTTATTTTTGCAGAGGATGCTGCTTGCATTATTTGCACCAAACGAGTTCTAGGCTCTCCTACATATACCTGCGTTAGCCGTCATGATCATGTTAATTGTCAAAATTTCTACTTGCATAAGAGTTGTGCAGAATTCCCAAAGCAAATAAACCACCACAAAcacaccatccatcctctttcTCTCCAACCACGCCCTGATGGTTGCACCTGTGATATTTGTCGTCGTGATATAAAGGTCTCTTATGCATGTGTTGATTGTAACTTTgatttgtgtgtgttttgtggTTTGGAACAGAGGGTGCTtcatcatcaaggacacaaggAGCATGCGCTGACATTAATGAGCAAGGAAGCCTTTTTTGAATGTGATGCCTGTCAGGAGAAAGCTAATGACTCTTCATATGTTTGCACCACCTGTGAGTTCTGGATTCACAAGACCTGTGCCTTTTCCCCCTTTACTATTCCATCTCCTTCTTATCACCATCACCCTCTCACTCTCGTCTACTCTGTTCCTGACATTCATCTCTTCTTTCACCAATACTGTGGTATCTGCCGTGAATTTGTTTACCCCAGCTGCTGGGTGTATTATTGCCACAAGTGCACATATTTTGTGCACATGAAATGTTCTACATCCACAATATCCATGGT AAATGAGAATGAAGCAGATGACATCGACAATGAACCTGATCTGGTACTATTTCCTCTGCCTAGCCAGGAATCAATATTTGATCTCATTGTGACTCAGTGTTGCAAGTCCCAATTTAACtttgaaggtgaaggtgatatCAGTGTTACTACGTCATTAACATCTAATAATCCACACATCATAGAAAAACATTGGAGTCACCAGATCCATCCATTACAACTGCTCCAGTTTCGTATATTTGAGAATGACAGCGACGACAGTGATGATGATAGGAAAGAGCTGATATGCAACGGGTGTATTCAACCAATAACCGTTTCCCATCCCTCTTACTACGCTTGTATCCAGTGCGGTTTCTTTCTCCATTCCTTCTGTGCGACTAAATTGCCACAGAAGTTGCCTGTAGGAGCATTGCACTTTCACCCTGACCATTCTCTCTTGCTTCAGATGAAggataaattttatgatattgtGGTTTGTGGAGTGTGCGACTATCCGACAAATGGATTCTACTATCACTGTCAGGATTGTGATATCTATGTTGATATCCGTTGTGCATTCTTACCAACAAGAATAAAATACAAATCTCACAAGCATCACTCCCTTGTTCAGCGTCCAGCTTCAAATTCTACCTGCAGTGTAACCAGGTATCGAAATGAGGTTGGGGTGGAATATGGATGTGAAACCTGCAGTAGTTTCCAGATTCATATATGTGGTATAATAATACCAAGTAGGATGGAACACAGATATGATGCTCACCCATTAACCTTGAGATATCCTCCATTCTTCTACGAGGGAGCATTCTACTGTGAAATCTGTGAAGAACGGGTTAGCAACCAAGATTTGCTCTACCATTGCAGTGAATCTGAACATTCCTATCACTATTCTTGCGGGTTTGGGCTCAACAATGTCAAGTTAGGAGGGACAATTAAAGTTATTATTGCGGATAAACCACACACACTTGCATTAGTTATGAAGATGCCTACAACAAAGAAGTCCATACACACTTGTTCACAGTGCTTCAGTTTTTTCGATTACTTCTGTTTTCTTCTGGAATGTGATGGTTGTGGACTTCTTGCATGCTTGAACTGTCCACTCTCGGGCATGTTACAAGAGACTGCACTCATCTAA
- the LOC108215267 gene encoding uncharacterized protein LOC108215267 isoform X2, protein MISVLEFFSNSGYTFVECTVKTEDNICHTCNKPAQEDAACIICTKRVLGSPTYTCVSRHDHVNCQNFYLHKSCAEFPKQINHHKHTIHPLSLQPRPDGCTCDICRRDIKVSYACVDCNFDLCVFCGLEQRVLHHQGHKEHALTLMSKEAFFECDACQEKANDSSYVCTTCEFWIHKTCAFSPFTIPSPSYHHHPLTLVYSVPDIHLFFHQYCGICREFVYPSCWVYYCHKCTYFVHMKCSTSTISMVNENEADDIDNEPDLVLFPLPSQESIFDLIVTQCCKSQFNFEGEGDISVTTSLTSNNPHIIEKHWSHQIHPLQLLQFRIFENDSDDSDDDRKELICNGCIQPITVSHPSYYACIQCGFFLHSFCATKLPQKLPVGALHFHPDHSLLLQMKDKFYDIVVCGVCDYPTNGFYYHCQDCDIYVDIRCAFLPTRIKYKSHKHHSLVQRPASNSTCSVTRYRNEVGVEYGCETCSSFQIHICGIIIPSRMEHRYDAHPLTLRYPPFFYEGAFYCEICEERVSNQDLLYHCSESEHSYHYSCGFGLNNVKLGGTIKVIIADKPHTLALVMKMPTTKKSIHTCSQCFSFFDYFCFLLECDGCGLLACLNCPLSGMLQETALI, encoded by the exons ATGATTTCAGTGTTGGAGTTCTTCAGCAATTCGGGGTACACATTCGTAGAGTGTACCGTTAAGACAGAAGATAATATATGCCATACGTGCAACAAACCAGCTCAAG AGGATGCTGCTTGCATTATTTGCACCAAACGAGTTCTAGGCTCTCCTACATATACCTGCGTTAGCCGTCATGATCATGTTAATTGTCAAAATTTCTACTTGCATAAGAGTTGTGCAGAATTCCCAAAGCAAATAAACCACCACAAAcacaccatccatcctctttcTCTCCAACCACGCCCTGATGGTTGCACCTGTGATATTTGTCGTCGTGATATAAAGGTCTCTTATGCATGTGTTGATTGTAACTTTgatttgtgtgtgttttgtggTTTGGAACAGAGGGTGCTtcatcatcaaggacacaaggAGCATGCGCTGACATTAATGAGCAAGGAAGCCTTTTTTGAATGTGATGCCTGTCAGGAGAAAGCTAATGACTCTTCATATGTTTGCACCACCTGTGAGTTCTGGATTCACAAGACCTGTGCCTTTTCCCCCTTTACTATTCCATCTCCTTCTTATCACCATCACCCTCTCACTCTCGTCTACTCTGTTCCTGACATTCATCTCTTCTTTCACCAATACTGTGGTATCTGCCGTGAATTTGTTTACCCCAGCTGCTGGGTGTATTATTGCCACAAGTGCACATATTTTGTGCACATGAAATGTTCTACATCCACAATATCCATGGT AAATGAGAATGAAGCAGATGACATCGACAATGAACCTGATCTGGTACTATTTCCTCTGCCTAGCCAGGAATCAATATTTGATCTCATTGTGACTCAGTGTTGCAAGTCCCAATTTAACtttgaaggtgaaggtgatatCAGTGTTACTACGTCATTAACATCTAATAATCCACACATCATAGAAAAACATTGGAGTCACCAGATCCATCCATTACAACTGCTCCAGTTTCGTATATTTGAGAATGACAGCGACGACAGTGATGATGATAGGAAAGAGCTGATATGCAACGGGTGTATTCAACCAATAACCGTTTCCCATCCCTCTTACTACGCTTGTATCCAGTGCGGTTTCTTTCTCCATTCCTTCTGTGCGACTAAATTGCCACAGAAGTTGCCTGTAGGAGCATTGCACTTTCACCCTGACCATTCTCTCTTGCTTCAGATGAAggataaattttatgatattgtGGTTTGTGGAGTGTGCGACTATCCGACAAATGGATTCTACTATCACTGTCAGGATTGTGATATCTATGTTGATATCCGTTGTGCATTCTTACCAACAAGAATAAAATACAAATCTCACAAGCATCACTCCCTTGTTCAGCGTCCAGCTTCAAATTCTACCTGCAGTGTAACCAGGTATCGAAATGAGGTTGGGGTGGAATATGGATGTGAAACCTGCAGTAGTTTCCAGATTCATATATGTGGTATAATAATACCAAGTAGGATGGAACACAGATATGATGCTCACCCATTAACCTTGAGATATCCTCCATTCTTCTACGAGGGAGCATTCTACTGTGAAATCTGTGAAGAACGGGTTAGCAACCAAGATTTGCTCTACCATTGCAGTGAATCTGAACATTCCTATCACTATTCTTGCGGGTTTGGGCTCAACAATGTCAAGTTAGGAGGGACAATTAAAGTTATTATTGCGGATAAACCACACACACTTGCATTAGTTATGAAGATGCCTACAACAAAGAAGTCCATACACACTTGTTCACAGTGCTTCAGTTTTTTCGATTACTTCTGTTTTCTTCTGGAATGTGATGGTTGTGGACTTCTTGCATGCTTGAACTGTCCACTCTCGGGCATGTTACAAGAGACTGCACTCATCTAA
- the LOC108213565 gene encoding uncharacterized protein LOC108213565, with product MISVLEFFSRSGYIFVVCIASGDDVIYHTCNKSVQGSHVYFCSRHNDLRSFYLHKSSCAELPMSVYLHEHSLSLQEDFILGENAACNICKKRVLGSPTYTCVDCQNFYLHKSCAEFPQQINHHKHTSHPLSLFPRSADGCTCDICGRDIKVSYACVDCDFDVCVFCALEPRVLHHQGHKEHALTLMNKESLFECDACQEEAKDSSYVCTTCEFWIHKSCAYSPLIIPSPTYHNHPLALVYSVPDIHLFFSQYCGICRRYVCPSYWVYYCHKCTYFVHMKCSTSTISMVTEIEADDDVDNQPDLVLFPLPSQESIFDLLVTRCCESEDNFKGKGEIMSITSSDPHVIEKHWSHEIHPLQQLQFTIYEDDSDDSDDDRRGLICNGCVQPITVSYPSYYACIQCGFFLHSLCATKLPQNLPVGALHVHPEHSLLLQMKDKFYDIVSCGVCKYSTNGFYYHCQDCDICVDIRCAFLPARIKYKSHKHHSLVQRPSSNSTCSVTRYKNKVGMEYACETCSNFQIHISCAIVPSKMEHKYDVHPLTLKIPPFFFEGAFYCEICEERVNNQELLYHCRESEHSYHYYCGFLVSNIKLGGTIKVFIQGKPHTLALVSKRPTRKKSTYTCSLCSGFYYNLCFILECDGCGFLACLKCAQKLSRESGQIALL from the exons ATGATTTCAGTGTTAGAGTTCTTCAGCAGATCCGGGTACATATTCGTAGTGTGTATTGCTAGCGGAGATGATGTTATATACCATACGTGCAACAAATCAGTTCAAGGCTCTCATGTATATTTCTGTTCTAGACACAATGATCTTCGAAGTTTCTATCTGCACAAGTCAAGTTGTGCAGAATTGCCCATGTCTGTTTATCTACATGAGCATTCATTAAGTTTACAAGAGGATTTTATTTTGGGAGAGAATGCTGCTtgcaatatttgtaaaaaacgAGTCCTAGGCTCTCCTACATATACCTGTGTTGATTGTCAAAATTTCTACTTGCATAAGAGTTGTGCAGAATTCCCACAGCAAATAAACCACCATAAACACACCAGCCATCCTCTTTCTCTCTTTCCACGCTCTGCAGATGGTTGCACCTGTGATATATGTGGTCGTGATATAAAGGTCTCTTATGCATGTGTTGATTGTGACTttgatgtgtgtgtgttttgtgctTTGGAACCGAGGGTGCTtcatcatcaaggacacaaggAGCACGCGCTGACATTAATGAACAAGGAATCCCTTTTTGAGTGTGATGCCTGTCAGGAGGAAGCGAAAGACTCTTCGTACGTATGCACAACCTGTGAGTTCTGGATCCACAAGAGTTGTGCCTATTCCCCCTTGATTATTCCATCGCCTACTTATCACAATCACCCTCTAGCTCTAGTCTACTCTGTTCCTGACATTCATCTCTTCTTTTCCCAATACTGTGGTATCTGCCGCAGATATGTTTGCCCCAGCTACTGGGTGTATTATTGCCACAAGTGCACATATTTTGTGCACATGAAATGTTCTACATCCACAATATCTATGGT AACTGAAATTGAAGCAGATGATGACGTCGATAATCAACCTGATCTGGTACTGTTTCCTCTGCCTAGCCAGGAATCAATATTTGACCTCCTTGTGACTCGGTGTTGCGAGTCCGAAGACAACTTTAAAGGTAAAGGTGAAATCATGTCAATAACATCTAGTGATCCACACGTTATTGAAAAACATTGGAGTCACGAGATCCATCCATTACAACAGCTCCAGTTTACTATCTATGAGGATGATAGCGACGACAGTGATGATGATAGGAGAGGGCTGATATGCAATGGCTGTGTTCAACCTATAACCGTTTCCTATCCCTCTTACTACGCTTGTATCCAGTGCGGCTTCTTTCTCCATTCCCTCTGTGCAACTAAGTTGCCACAAAATTTGCCTGTAGGAGCATTGCATGTTCACCCCGAACATTCTCTCTTACTTCAGATGAAggataaattttatgatattgtGAGTTGTGGTGTTTGCAAATATTCGACAAATGGATTCTACTATCACTGTCAGGATTGTGATATCTGTGTTGACATCCGTTGTGCATTCTTACCGGCCAGAATAAAATACAAATCTCACAAGCATCACTCCCTTGTTCAGCGGCCATCTTCGAATTCAACCTGCAGTGTAACCAGGTATAAAAATAAAGTTGGGATGGAATATGCCTGTGAAACCTGCAGTAATTTCCAGATCCATATATCTTGTGCAATTGTACCAAGTAAGATGGAACACAAATATGATGTTCACCCCTTAACCTTGAAAATTCCACCATTCTTCTTCGAGGGAGCATTCTACTGTGAAATCTGTGAAGAACGAGTTAACAACCAGGAGTTGCTCTACCATTGCAGAGAATCTGAACATTCTTATCACTATTATTGCGGGTTTTTGGTCAGCAATATCAAGTTAGGAGGGACCATTAAAGTTTTTATTCAAGGTAAACCACACACACTTGCATTAGTTTCGAAGAGGCCTACAAGAAAGAAGTCTACATACACTTGTTCCCTCTGCTCAGGTTTTTACTATAACCTCTGTTTTATTCTCGAATGTGATGGTTGTGGATTTCTGGCATGCTTGAAATGTGCCCAAAAACTCTCACGCGAGTCGGGACAGATTGCACTTTTATAA